The following proteins are co-located in the Streptomyces sp. NBC_00435 genome:
- a CDS encoding alpha/beta fold hydrolase — translation MAFVSAGSVRFHVQQLPAAGVAAAPDRPERPVVVFLHGLVVDNLSSFYCPLAVPAARAGHEVVLYDLRGHGRTERPATGYDSRTAVRDLFALLGALGRGQRPVHLVGNSYGGTLALHAALARPDLVSGLTLLEPPLSGAWVENMVDTLSAAALSLEDSPVPSELLTLRLRKAAGLTATADELLNRTTLIEDIATSRTFTPADYAGLRCPVLIVCGEHSELVPGARELARHAPHVTAVEILPGLGHDVLKENSGALRAAVLGHLDATAAAAARPRTGVLVP, via the coding sequence ATGGCCTTCGTCTCCGCGGGTTCCGTCCGCTTCCATGTCCAGCAGCTCCCGGCCGCCGGGGTGGCGGCCGCACCCGACCGTCCGGAACGCCCCGTGGTGGTGTTCCTGCACGGACTGGTCGTCGACAACCTGTCCTCCTTCTACTGCCCCCTGGCCGTCCCCGCGGCCCGGGCCGGACACGAGGTCGTCCTGTACGACCTCCGCGGTCACGGCCGCACCGAACGGCCGGCCACGGGCTACGACAGCCGCACCGCCGTACGGGACCTCTTCGCACTGCTCGGCGCGCTCGGCCGCGGGCAACGCCCGGTGCACCTGGTCGGCAACAGCTACGGCGGCACCCTCGCCCTGCACGCCGCCCTCGCCCGCCCCGACCTCGTCAGCGGGCTCACCCTGCTCGAACCCCCGCTCAGCGGGGCCTGGGTGGAGAACATGGTGGACACCCTCTCGGCGGCCGCCCTCAGCCTGGAGGACAGCCCGGTCCCCTCCGAACTGCTCACCCTGCGCCTGCGCAAGGCGGCCGGCCTCACCGCGACCGCCGACGAACTGCTCAACCGCACCACTCTGATCGAGGACATCGCGACGAGCCGCACCTTCACCCCCGCCGACTACGCCGGCCTGCGCTGCCCGGTCCTCATCGTCTGCGGGGAACACTCCGAACTGGTTCCGGGCGCCCGGGAGCTGGCCCGTCACGCCCCGCACGTCACCGCCGTCGAGATCCTGCCGGGCCTGGGGCACGACGTGCTGAAGGAGAACAGCGGAGCCCTGCGGGCGGCCGTACTCGGCCACCTCGACGCGACCGCCGCGGCGGCGGCGCGGCCGCGGACGGGGGTGCTGGTCCCGTGA
- a CDS encoding glycosyltransferase has product MKVLFTVPPLAGHVNPTVAVGCELAGRGHEVAWTGPPGALSRLLPEHARILPAGEEEGGGYAALHARWRDLRGVGALRFLWEEALVPLARSMVPGVTRAVHAFGPDVLVADQQALAGPVVARELGVPWVTSASTSAELTRPFADFPKVGEWVAAQIGRLLADCGAGGDAGGPDWDPLFSDRLVLVFSSRELVGGEEDFPPHYAFVGPAFGARPPAPGFPWERLDPERRRVLVSLGTLNQEAGGRFYRAVLGAAERLADEAQLVMVAPASLVGAVPRNVLLRDSVPQLELLGHLDAVVCHGGHNTVCEALAHGLPLVVAPIRDDQPIVAGQVVGAGAGVRVRFGRTRAEELRDALTAVLDDPVHRRGARRIQASFAAAGGAAAAADRLEKLL; this is encoded by the coding sequence GTGAAGGTGCTCTTCACCGTGCCGCCGCTGGCGGGCCACGTCAATCCGACGGTGGCCGTCGGGTGCGAACTGGCCGGCCGGGGCCACGAGGTCGCCTGGACCGGCCCGCCCGGGGCGCTCTCCCGGTTGCTGCCCGAACACGCCCGGATCCTGCCCGCCGGAGAGGAGGAGGGCGGCGGGTACGCGGCCCTGCACGCCCGCTGGCGCGATCTGCGCGGTGTCGGGGCGCTGCGGTTCCTGTGGGAGGAGGCCCTGGTGCCGCTGGCCAGGTCGATGGTGCCGGGCGTCACGCGAGCGGTCCACGCCTTCGGACCGGACGTGCTGGTCGCCGACCAGCAGGCGCTGGCCGGTCCCGTGGTCGCACGCGAGCTCGGGGTGCCGTGGGTCACCTCCGCGAGCACCTCGGCCGAACTCACCCGTCCCTTCGCGGACTTCCCGAAGGTCGGGGAGTGGGTGGCCGCGCAGATCGGGCGACTGCTCGCGGACTGCGGTGCCGGCGGGGACGCGGGCGGACCCGACTGGGACCCGCTCTTCTCGGACCGGCTGGTGCTGGTGTTCTCCAGCCGTGAACTCGTGGGCGGTGAGGAGGACTTCCCGCCGCACTACGCCTTTGTCGGCCCGGCCTTCGGAGCCCGCCCGCCCGCGCCCGGATTCCCCTGGGAGCGGCTGGATCCGGAGCGGCGCCGGGTGCTCGTCTCGCTGGGCACCCTCAACCAGGAGGCCGGCGGCCGGTTCTACCGCGCAGTGCTGGGGGCTGCCGAACGACTCGCAGACGAAGCCCAGTTGGTGATGGTTGCCCCGGCCTCGCTGGTCGGGGCGGTCCCCCGGAACGTACTGCTGCGCGACAGCGTGCCGCAGCTGGAGCTGCTCGGCCATCTGGACGCGGTGGTCTGCCACGGCGGCCACAACACCGTCTGCGAGGCCCTCGCACACGGGCTGCCGCTGGTGGTCGCGCCGATCCGTGACGACCAGCCGATCGTCGCGGGCCAGGTCGTCGGAGCCGGGGCCGGGGTGCGGGTGCGGTTCGGCAGGACCCGGGCCGAGGAACTGCGCGACGCGCTGACTGCCGTGCTGGACGACCCCGTCCACCGCCGGGGTGCCCGGCGGATCCAGGCCTCATTCGCCGCGGCGGGCGGCGCCGCCGCCGCGGCCGACAGGTTGGAGAAACTCCTGTGA
- a CDS encoding class I SAM-dependent methyltransferase, with protein MTPSPLRPLLPSRSPLPPGSSAASRGRWISVLLLAALGAGTVRAARRLRAIPVLPVTAPMAGPGAAGVPRAAGWRLLTARGVEPDAATFLAACAHADREGLRVLDLLPGDLPAERALGLLRLVDPAGYRQDRLGEGRGAGFAVLVSESVLARAGVDPAGLCPTPAELLALTRRLKEYASDATGLVIAPALSCGPAAEADGATRAGELRAQGLPPGALAVAQLAGLALLAGAVVRQGRWGAAAAGLYWIQPYLALRLPGTPLHPGDLAAATAARPVRSLRAALRTAAATARTRGTPDAGGAGAANLRDAAGDSATRDGAARAAAYRADLAAGTDRFFEPRRPDCPWCGSRQLSVRVRVPDLLQGKPGRFTLERCGDCGHVFQNPRLSPEGLEFYYRDFYDGRGGEGAATVFGRLGAAYRGRAEMLRPHTGPASWLDVGTGHGHFCNAARAVWPDTRFDGLDMGEGVREAERRGWVETGHQGQFPEFAVKLAGQYEVVSMYHYLEHTRDPFAELDAAAAVLASGGYLTIELPDPRSRMAGLLGPAWLPWFQPQHQHLIPAANLRAALADRGFTVLAEEHGRAHQGNDFFGAVALTATRLAPDPDRPWADPATQGRRALAHAVRAAALPCFAAAAVLDGIRTAVVRRTDGGNAYRILARKDQA; from the coding sequence GTGACCCCTTCCCCGCTCCGTCCCCTCCTTCCGTCCCGCTCCCCGCTTCCCCCCGGCTCTTCCGCTGCGTCCCGGGGCCGGTGGATCTCCGTACTGCTGCTGGCCGCGCTCGGCGCCGGGACCGTGCGCGCCGCCCGCCGGCTGCGGGCGATCCCGGTACTGCCCGTGACCGCGCCCATGGCCGGTCCGGGAGCCGCCGGGGTGCCGCGGGCCGCGGGGTGGCGGCTGCTCACCGCGCGCGGGGTCGAGCCCGACGCCGCCACCTTCCTCGCCGCCTGCGCGCACGCCGACCGGGAGGGCCTGCGGGTACTGGACCTGCTGCCGGGCGATCTGCCCGCCGAGCGGGCGCTGGGCCTGCTACGGCTGGTGGATCCGGCCGGCTACCGGCAGGACCGGCTCGGGGAGGGGCGCGGGGCGGGCTTCGCGGTGCTCGTCTCCGAGTCGGTGCTCGCGCGGGCCGGGGTGGACCCGGCCGGGCTGTGCCCCACCCCCGCGGAACTCCTGGCGCTGACCCGCCGGTTGAAGGAGTACGCCTCCGATGCCACGGGACTGGTCATCGCACCGGCCCTGAGCTGTGGACCGGCGGCCGAAGCGGATGGCGCGACGCGGGCCGGTGAACTCCGGGCCCAGGGGCTGCCGCCAGGCGCACTGGCAGTGGCGCAACTCGCCGGGCTGGCGCTGCTGGCGGGTGCCGTCGTACGCCAGGGCCGGTGGGGGGCCGCCGCGGCCGGGCTGTACTGGATCCAGCCGTACCTCGCCCTCCGCCTGCCCGGCACACCGCTGCACCCCGGCGATCTGGCCGCGGCCACGGCCGCCCGGCCGGTGCGCTCCCTGCGGGCCGCCCTGCGTACGGCCGCCGCGACGGCCCGCACCCGCGGCACCCCGGACGCCGGCGGCGCCGGGGCCGCGAACCTCCGGGACGCGGCGGGGGATTCGGCCACCAGGGACGGGGCCGCACGGGCCGCGGCCTACCGCGCGGACCTGGCCGCGGGCACCGACCGGTTCTTCGAACCGCGCCGCCCGGACTGCCCCTGGTGCGGATCCCGGCAGCTGTCCGTCCGGGTGCGGGTGCCCGATCTGCTCCAGGGCAAGCCGGGCCGGTTCACCCTGGAACGCTGCGGGGACTGCGGGCACGTCTTCCAGAACCCCCGACTCTCCCCGGAAGGGCTGGAGTTCTACTACCGCGACTTCTACGACGGCCGCGGCGGCGAGGGTGCGGCCACGGTGTTCGGGCGGCTCGGAGCCGCCTACCGCGGCCGCGCCGAGATGCTCCGCCCCCATACCGGGCCGGCGTCCTGGCTCGACGTCGGTACCGGGCACGGCCACTTCTGCAACGCGGCACGCGCCGTCTGGCCGGATACCCGGTTCGACGGCCTGGACATGGGCGAGGGCGTCCGCGAGGCGGAGCGGCGCGGCTGGGTGGAGACGGGGCACCAGGGCCAGTTCCCGGAGTTCGCGGTGAAACTGGCGGGCCAGTACGAGGTGGTCAGCATGTACCACTACCTGGAGCACACCCGGGACCCGTTCGCGGAACTGGACGCGGCGGCCGCGGTCCTCGCTTCCGGCGGGTACCTGACCATCGAGCTCCCCGATCCGCGATCGCGGATGGCGGGGCTGCTCGGCCCGGCCTGGCTGCCCTGGTTCCAGCCGCAGCACCAGCACCTGATCCCGGCCGCGAACCTGCGCGCGGCGCTGGCGGACCGGGGGTTCACCGTGCTCGCCGAGGAGCACGGACGGGCCCACCAGGGCAACGACTTCTTCGGCGCGGTGGCGCTGACCGCGACACGGCTGGCCCCGGACCCGGACCGGCCGTGGGCCGACCCGGCCACGCAGGGACGGCGCGCCCTCGCCCATGCCGTACGGGCGGCGGCGCTGCCGTGCTTCGCCGCCGCGGCGGTGCTCGACGGGATCCGCACGGCCGTGGTCCGGCGCACGGACGGCGGCAACGCCTACCGGATCCTGGCCCGCAAGGACCAGGCGTGA
- a CDS encoding acyl carrier protein, with translation MAADILAEITGMLVEIVGDEYLLADEVTMKTTFNEDLALESIEFVALAELLHHRYGADVDLMAFLSEKDMDAILAMSVGELVTHIGRITHASLARVPAAGATAPLTAPAPAPASKG, from the coding sequence ATGGCAGCTGACATCCTCGCCGAGATCACCGGCATGCTCGTGGAGATCGTCGGTGACGAGTACCTCCTCGCGGACGAGGTCACGATGAAGACGACGTTCAACGAGGACCTCGCCCTGGAGAGCATCGAGTTCGTCGCGCTCGCCGAACTGCTCCACCACCGCTACGGCGCGGACGTGGACCTGATGGCCTTCCTGTCCGAGAAGGACATGGACGCGATCCTCGCCATGTCCGTCGGTGAACTCGTCACGCACATCGGGCGGATCACCCATGCCTCCCTCGCCCGGGTGCCGGCGGCCGGCGCCACCGCACCCCTCACCGCACCCGCTCCCGCACCCGCCTCGAAGGGCTGA